The DNA window GATTCCATCTTGTGCTGAACCTTTCGTAAGCATATGCTTACAAAAAAGAGCGTCCAAGCAAAATGCTTGGACGAGATATAAAAAAACCTTGTTTTGGTTAGAAAACAAGGTTTTGATAAACAGTTTTTACAAACGAAACGGCAATTTCGTTTTTCTTAATCCATTTATTCATTACAAATTTACAAAAATATGTCTATACTTTCTTTCTCATTTCAGGGAATTAATCAAAGTGCAGCTAAATTTAAAGGCAAAAGTCGTCAGTTTGACCTTACAATAGACGAACCTATCGAACTAGGAGGCACAAATCAATATCCAAATCCTGTCGAATATATTTTGGCTGGTTATGCAGGCTGCCTCAATGTGGTAGCTCATATTGTAGCCAAAGAGTTAAACATTGACCTTCAAAAATTAGAGATTAATGTTTCTGGAAACCTTAACCCTGCACGACTTTTTGGAGAACAGACAGAAGAGCGTGCTGGTTTTCAGCGTATTGAAGTCAGTCTAAAACCTCAAACTTCGGCTACTGACATAGAACTTTTAGGATGGCTACAAGAAGTTGAAAGACGCTGCCCAGTAGGAGATAATCTTCAAAACAAAACTCCTATTTCCTTACAGATTGAAAAACAAGTATTTGTAGCTTCTCTAAATTAAAAAAATAATATACCAACCAGTTAT is part of the Bernardetia sp. genome and encodes:
- a CDS encoding OsmC family protein — encoded protein: MSILSFSFQGINQSAAKFKGKSRQFDLTIDEPIELGGTNQYPNPVEYILAGYAGCLNVVAHIVAKELNIDLQKLEINVSGNLNPARLFGEQTEERAGFQRIEVSLKPQTSATDIELLGWLQEVERRCPVGDNLQNKTPISLQIEKQVFVASLN